The Carnobacterium divergens genome includes a window with the following:
- the cls gene encoding cardiolipin synthase yields MNTILLVIALVTLINIFLAIITVFREKRDIAATWAWLLVLVLLPGIGFIAYLFVGKKISREKIFDIKTQESIGMSELVLAQKEMLAEDELLSSKQSNENTKEMASLFLESDESILTKGNELKIFTDGKEKFDHLIQDIQQAKHHVHLLYYTFHQDELGNRVLAALEERAAAGVEVLVIYDAMGSRSTKHRFFKNLEKLGGKAEPFFGSHWTIINLRLNYRNHRKIVIIDGKVGYIGGFNIGDEYLGKVKKFGYWRDTHLRIEGNAVLALQSRFLMDWNAAVVKQKFDYKEEYFPLSKNHGKTNMQIVSSGPDSELQQIKKGYLKMISMAKESIYIQSPYFIPDDSVLDAITIAAMSGIDVRIMIPNKPDHPFVYRATTYFAGEMVNAGAKVYIYDNGFLHAKTMVIDGEIASVGTANLDFRSFKLNFEVNAFIYDPVIAQDLKQIYEKDIEKCHLLTKELLDQQSRWMKFKQEFSRLLSPIL; encoded by the coding sequence ATGAATACGATTTTACTTGTTATCGCACTTGTGACATTGATTAATATTTTTTTAGCTATCATTACAGTTTTTCGTGAAAAGCGGGATATTGCAGCCACGTGGGCATGGTTGCTGGTTCTTGTTTTATTACCGGGAATTGGGTTTATTGCGTATCTTTTTGTTGGTAAAAAAATCTCTCGAGAGAAAATTTTTGATATTAAGACGCAGGAGAGCATTGGAATGAGTGAGCTTGTTTTGGCTCAAAAAGAAATGCTTGCGGAAGATGAATTGCTGTCAAGCAAACAAAGTAATGAAAACACAAAAGAAATGGCAAGTTTATTTTTGGAAAGCGATGAATCGATTTTAACCAAAGGAAATGAATTGAAGATTTTTACCGATGGAAAAGAAAAATTTGATCATTTGATTCAGGATATCCAACAAGCCAAACACCATGTTCATTTGTTGTATTATACGTTTCATCAAGATGAGCTAGGAAATCGAGTTTTAGCAGCATTGGAAGAACGAGCTGCAGCAGGTGTTGAAGTGTTAGTTATCTATGATGCGATGGGTTCTCGCTCAACCAAGCATCGCTTTTTTAAGAATTTAGAAAAATTAGGTGGCAAAGCAGAACCCTTCTTTGGTTCTCATTGGACGATTATCAATTTGCGTTTGAATTATCGAAATCATCGTAAAATTGTGATTATTGATGGGAAAGTCGGCTATATTGGCGGCTTTAATATCGGAGATGAATATTTAGGGAAAGTGAAAAAATTTGGTTATTGGCGTGATACGCATCTTCGCATTGAGGGGAATGCCGTTTTGGCTTTACAAAGTCGATTTTTAATGGATTGGAATGCAGCTGTCGTCAAACAAAAATTTGATTACAAAGAAGAGTACTTTCCATTAAGCAAAAATCACGGAAAAACCAATATGCAAATTGTCTCTAGCGGACCAGATTCAGAATTGCAACAAATTAAAAAAGGCTATTTAAAGATGATTAGTATGGCAAAAGAATCGATTTATATCCAATCGCCCTATTTTATTCCAGATGACAGTGTGTTAGATGCTATTACAATAGCTGCGATGTCTGGAATTGATGTACGGATTATGATTCCAAATAAGCCAGATCATCCATTCGTATACAGAGCAACCACTTATTTTGCAGGCGAGATGGTAAATGCGGGTGCGAAGGTGTATATTTATGATAACGGCTTTTTACATGCGAAGACAATGGTAATTGATGGCGAAATTGCTTCAGTTGGTACAGCAAACCTTGATTTTAGAAGTTTTAAATTAAACTTTGAAGTCAATGCCTTCATTTATGATCCTGTAATCGCACAAGATTTAAAACAAATTTACGAAAAAGACATTGAAAAATGTCATTTATTAACAAAAGAGTTACTAGATCAGCAAAGTCGCTGGATGAAATTTAAACAAGAATTCTCCAGATTATTGTCACCCATCTTATAA
- the thiT gene encoding energy-coupled thiamine transporter ThiT gives MSKTKLNVWIEGTICAALAIVLSFLPTNIGANFTVSLGMIPLILFSFRRGVAAGIVAGFLWGVLHFLVGNVAILNLLQGFIEYFIAFMFTGFAGVVASQVRESIVTRQRGKMVSYIIVGTFIGTFARFFWHFVAGFYFWGSYAPKGMSAVWFSFIMNGGSALATAIVTSVVLVIVAATAPHLFLSKETSWVKK, from the coding sequence ATGTCCAAAACAAAGTTAAATGTCTGGATTGAAGGAACGATTTGTGCGGCACTTGCAATCGTTTTGTCATTTTTACCAACAAATATCGGAGCAAATTTTACCGTCTCATTAGGAATGATCCCGCTTATTCTTTTTAGTTTTAGAAGGGGAGTAGCAGCAGGAATTGTTGCTGGATTTTTATGGGGCGTTCTGCATTTTTTAGTTGGAAATGTGGCTATTTTAAATTTACTACAAGGCTTTATCGAATATTTTATCGCGTTTATGTTTACGGGATTTGCAGGCGTAGTAGCCAGTCAAGTAAGAGAATCAATCGTGACTAGGCAACGTGGGAAAATGGTAAGCTATATTATAGTGGGAACATTTATTGGAACATTCGCCCGCTTCTTTTGGCATTTCGTAGCAGGATTTTATTTTTGGGGAAGTTATGCTCCTAAGGGAATGAGTGCGGTTTGGTTTTCCTTTATTATGAATGGGGGAAGCGCATTGGCAACAGCAATTGTCACCAGTGTTGTTTTAGTGATTGTGGCTGCTACAGCCCCTCATCTATTTCTTTCAAAAGAAACAAGTTGGGTAAAAAAATAA
- a CDS encoding phosphoribosylanthranilate isomerase, which translates to MKAYGYENPKYSVFLSVAKQLNDCGIVPVLMGSLGLEIVTTKNWDVGDIDIHIPGDSRGWSAPVEEIIYQWEEVKKQLEGLGFSLVDLHEHAFEKGTLRVEFAVIDTLPEFAGIALDDIKQIEDQGIRYGLLNATQYYQLYQASSKDSYRNQKNNQKDFAKIAYLAGHLK; encoded by the coding sequence ATGAAAGCGTATGGTTATGAAAATCCAAAATATTCAGTGTTTTTATCCGTTGCCAAACAACTAAATGACTGTGGAATTGTTCCAGTTTTAATGGGCTCCCTAGGTCTTGAGATTGTAACAACTAAAAATTGGGATGTTGGCGATATTGATATACATATTCCAGGAGATAGCAGGGGATGGTCAGCTCCGGTTGAAGAAATCATTTACCAATGGGAAGAAGTAAAAAAACAACTTGAAGGATTAGGTTTTTCATTGGTTGATTTACACGAGCATGCTTTTGAAAAAGGAACCTTGCGAGTTGAATTTGCAGTTATTGATACACTGCCTGAATTTGCAGGAATTGCCTTAGATGATATTAAGCAAATAGAAGATCAAGGGATACGTTATGGACTGTTAAATGCCACTCAATATTATCAACTATATCAAGCTTCTTCTAAAGATAGCTACCGAAATCAGAAAAATAATCAAAAGGATTTTGCAAAAATAGCTTATTTAGCTGGACACTTAAAATAA
- a CDS encoding alpha/beta hydrolase, with protein MNFKGLALVLITFLATSYFGIRFYQQQQLPKVPTEAQPAKNPVFLIPGTNATNKRFNSFTESLMEEQVTSNAVLKIQVKKDGGIHYLNQLKKRSERPFIVVGFEDNTEKAVDIEAKWFQNVVLDVKKKYPFSTFDAVGHSNGGLVLATYLENYQTTSKPQMNRLITIATPFNDTKSEYNDNNLAFTEVKKASHLLTNFIEKQTQLPSSLKVLALAGDQEKNETHSDGVVPVQSAFASRLFIKKQVAGYQESIITGKQTGHSDLLDNSKVQNQVKAFIYQDEN; from the coding sequence ATGAATTTCAAAGGGCTTGCCCTTGTCCTTATAACGTTCCTTGCAACAAGCTATTTTGGAATTCGATTTTACCAACAACAGCAACTTCCTAAAGTTCCCACTGAAGCACAACCTGCAAAAAATCCTGTTTTTTTGATACCAGGAACGAATGCAACGAATAAACGTTTTAATAGCTTTACGGAATCGTTGATGGAGGAACAGGTGACTAGCAACGCAGTCCTAAAAATTCAAGTTAAAAAAGATGGCGGGATTCACTATTTAAATCAATTGAAAAAAAGGAGTGAGCGCCCTTTTATCGTTGTCGGTTTTGAAGACAATACCGAAAAAGCAGTAGATATTGAAGCGAAATGGTTTCAAAACGTAGTGCTAGACGTCAAAAAGAAATACCCGTTTTCGACTTTTGATGCTGTGGGTCATTCAAATGGAGGATTAGTCTTAGCGACTTATTTAGAGAACTATCAAACAACCTCAAAGCCCCAAATGAATCGCTTGATAACCATTGCAACGCCATTTAATGATACAAAATCCGAATATAACGACAATAATCTAGCCTTTACAGAAGTGAAAAAAGCGAGCCATCTATTAACTAATTTTATTGAAAAACAAACGCAATTGCCTTCGTCGTTAAAAGTTTTGGCACTAGCTGGAGATCAAGAAAAAAATGAGACGCATAGTGATGGCGTAGTTCCTGTACAAAGCGCATTTGCGAGTCGGCTATTTATCAAAAAGCAAGTGGCAGGCTATCAAGAAAGCATCATTACTGGCAAACAAACCGGTCATAGTGACTTGTTAGATAATTCAAAGGTACAAAATCAAGTGAAGGCATTTATTTATCAAGATGAGAATTAG
- a CDS encoding nucleoid-associated protein: MIDFSYAKMRQIIVHFVGNKAQEQGYEIADNIIEELDEEMTAVLNEIFLSPFKSETTNHFSHSTSLDYNEAYNYIRKIFNEETSFFEGSVDLLKQLYEASSHPNVKSGDLWLIYLNECIIEGELTDAIGIFKVENKEVFLKNEFNQQSVTIGYEKGITKKDIDKACIVFNLQEKDGYRVVALDNLTRGESVYWKQHFLGIEKVLDDTLLAESFVNICAEFVKKDDESLVGKSTFIKEAQEYLEVQPEINLEDFADTLVEESKQEEFKTVVANYEKTHAVTFPDNFKVNEKNKEAFSKKVKNKIKINNNISIVVKDVNQLTEKDMVEGFDEVEKRKYLKIYY; encoded by the coding sequence ATGATTGATTTTTCTTATGCCAAAATGCGTCAAATAATTGTCCATTTTGTAGGCAATAAAGCCCAAGAGCAAGGGTATGAAATTGCAGATAATATTATTGAAGAACTGGATGAAGAAATGACCGCCGTGTTAAATGAGATTTTTTTATCTCCTTTTAAAAGTGAAACAACAAACCATTTTTCACACTCAACAAGCTTAGATTATAACGAAGCGTACAATTACATTCGTAAAATTTTTAATGAAGAAACTTCTTTTTTTGAAGGGTCGGTTGATTTATTAAAGCAACTGTATGAAGCGTCTAGCCATCCCAATGTCAAATCAGGGGATTTGTGGTTGATTTATTTAAACGAATGCATTATTGAAGGGGAATTAACCGATGCGATTGGCATTTTTAAAGTTGAAAATAAGGAAGTTTTCTTAAAAAACGAATTTAATCAGCAATCGGTTACGATTGGGTATGAAAAAGGAATCACTAAAAAAGACATCGATAAAGCTTGTATTGTGTTTAACCTGCAGGAAAAAGATGGCTACCGCGTTGTTGCATTAGACAATTTAACGAGGGGAGAAAGTGTGTATTGGAAACAACATTTTTTAGGCATTGAAAAAGTCCTAGACGACACGCTATTAGCAGAAAGTTTTGTGAATATCTGTGCGGAATTTGTCAAAAAAGACGATGAAAGCTTAGTTGGAAAATCAACTTTTATTAAAGAAGCGCAAGAATATTTAGAAGTTCAGCCAGAAATCAATTTGGAAGACTTTGCAGATACGCTGGTAGAAGAATCAAAGCAAGAAGAATTTAAGACAGTCGTTGCAAACTATGAAAAAACCCATGCAGTGACGTTTCCTGATAATTTTAAAGTAAATGAGAAAAATAAAGAAGCTTTTTCTAAAAAAGTCAAAAATAAAATCAAAATCAATAACAACATTTCAATTGTTGTAAAAGATGTCAATCAGTTAACGGAAAAGGATATGGTGGAAGGCTTCGATGAAGTGGAAAAACGAAAATACCTTAAAATTTATTATTAG
- a CDS encoding heavy metal translocating P-type ATPase: protein MDSMKNHSMDSHDMKGMDHEEMSGMEHMAHMGNLKQKFLVSLLLAIPIILLSPMMGLELPFQITLKGSDWLVLLLGTILFFYGGKPFLSGAKMELKAHSPAMMTLIALGISVSYFYSVYAFISNHFLPNQPHVMDFFWELATLIVIMLLGHWIEMRAISNAGDALKKMAELLPNEATIVDSISLKTKQIPLSEVAIGDLLQVKAGEKIPADGIVEAGTTSINEAMVTGEAKSVKKQVKDKVIGGSVNGEGTITIRVTGTGESGYLAQVMALVGSAKEEKSAVESLSDRVAKWLFYVALSVGILAFVSWLFITKEINTPLERMVTVLVIACPHALGLAVPLVTARSTSLGAKNGLLIRNKNALESAKKLDVILMDKTGTLTEGDFSVTAIESFKSDYSRLDILKIAGALEQKSSHPLATGILKRVEEEKVKLPTASEVQAISGVGLSGTINHQNIKIVTASYLMKQKVAFNQEQFNQLAGEGNSVSYVMIEETVIGLIAQGDKIKENAYQFIKELLDRGIQPVMLTGDNQAAAKMVADKVGIQTFYGNLLPEEKEKMVATYQQKGKTVMMLGDGVNDAPSLAKADVGIAIGAGTDIAIDSADVILVKSDPLDTLHFLSLAKNTTRKMIENLWWGAGYNIIAIPLAAGILAPIGIVLSPAVGSVLMSLSTVVVALNALLLKMD, encoded by the coding sequence ATGGATTCGATGAAGAATCATTCAATGGACTCACACGATATGAAAGGAATGGATCACGAAGAAATGAGCGGAATGGAACATATGGCACACATGGGGAATTTAAAACAAAAATTTTTAGTTTCACTATTGTTAGCTATTCCGATTATCCTATTGTCTCCAATGATGGGGCTGGAATTGCCTTTTCAAATTACGCTTAAAGGATCAGATTGGCTTGTTTTGTTATTAGGAACGATCCTATTTTTCTACGGAGGAAAGCCTTTTTTAAGTGGAGCTAAAATGGAGCTAAAGGCTCATAGTCCGGCAATGATGACGTTAATTGCTTTAGGAATTTCAGTTTCTTACTTTTATAGTGTCTATGCTTTTATCAGCAATCACTTCTTACCAAATCAGCCACATGTTATGGATTTCTTCTGGGAATTGGCCACGTTAATCGTCATTATGTTATTGGGGCACTGGATAGAAATGCGAGCCATTAGCAACGCTGGAGATGCCTTAAAAAAAATGGCGGAATTGTTGCCAAATGAGGCGACGATCGTTGACTCAATTTCTTTAAAGACAAAACAAATTCCCTTATCAGAAGTTGCAATCGGAGATTTGTTGCAAGTGAAGGCAGGCGAAAAAATACCAGCAGATGGAATTGTCGAAGCAGGAACGACTAGTATTAATGAAGCGATGGTTACAGGAGAAGCGAAGTCTGTTAAAAAGCAAGTGAAAGATAAAGTGATTGGCGGTTCGGTTAACGGTGAAGGGACGATCACCATTAGGGTTACTGGAACGGGTGAGTCTGGTTATCTAGCTCAAGTAATGGCTTTAGTTGGTAGTGCAAAAGAAGAAAAATCAGCCGTAGAGTCGCTTTCTGATCGAGTAGCAAAATGGTTGTTTTATGTAGCGCTGAGCGTAGGGATTTTAGCATTTGTAAGTTGGTTGTTTATTACGAAAGAAATCAACACGCCCTTAGAACGAATGGTGACGGTATTGGTGATTGCCTGTCCCCATGCGCTAGGACTAGCAGTTCCTTTAGTTACCGCACGTTCTACGTCACTGGGTGCTAAAAATGGGTTATTGATCCGAAATAAAAATGCACTTGAATCTGCGAAAAAATTGGATGTCATCTTAATGGATAAAACCGGAACTTTAACAGAAGGGGATTTTAGCGTGACTGCAATTGAAAGCTTCAAATCAGACTATTCAAGACTAGATATTTTAAAAATAGCAGGAGCTTTAGAACAAAAATCGAGTCATCCTTTAGCAACGGGTATTTTAAAAAGAGTAGAGGAAGAAAAAGTGAAACTTCCAACAGCTAGTGAAGTTCAAGCGATATCAGGTGTTGGATTATCAGGAACAATCAATCACCAAAATATAAAAATAGTGACCGCATCCTATTTGATGAAACAAAAAGTTGCATTTAATCAAGAACAGTTCAATCAATTAGCTGGGGAGGGAAACTCTGTTAGTTATGTCATGATTGAAGAAACAGTCATAGGGTTAATTGCTCAAGGAGATAAAATCAAAGAAAATGCTTATCAATTTATTAAGGAATTATTGGACAGAGGTATTCAACCAGTAATGTTGACTGGCGATAACCAAGCAGCAGCCAAAATGGTTGCAGACAAAGTTGGAATTCAAACATTCTACGGGAACCTCCTGCCAGAGGAAAAAGAAAAAATGGTGGCAACGTATCAACAAAAAGGGAAAACTGTGATGATGTTAGGGGATGGAGTAAATGACGCCCCTAGCTTAGCCAAGGCAGATGTTGGCATCGCAATTGGTGCAGGAACGGATATTGCGATTGATTCAGCAGATGTGATTTTAGTGAAAAGTGATCCGCTAGATACCCTACATTTTCTATCCTTAGCCAAAAACACCACTAGGAAGATGATTGAAAACCTATGGTGGGGCGCAGGATACAATATTATTGCGATTCCTTTAGCTGCGGGAATTCTAGCTCCAATTGGCATCGTTTTAAGCCCAGCGGTCGGTTCAGTCTTAATGTCATTGAGTACGGTTGTGGTAGCACTTAACGCTTTACTATTAAAGATGGATTAA
- a CDS encoding GNAT family N-acetyltransferase: MKKEVGVWLREARVSDGELLASYFLEDSHFTSLPMDAMTQTLYEVEKHPIMILKEEAFVGFFILQVGIGVEPYTDNPNAILLRAYSIDDRYQGKGYGKESMSTLKPFINEHFPQVNEVVLAVNHMNIGAQMLYLKSGFYDTKRRINGELGVQLIYSMDL; encoded by the coding sequence ATGAAAAAGGAAGTTGGCGTTTGGTTAAGGGAAGCACGGGTGAGTGATGGAGAGTTGCTAGCAAGTTATTTCTTAGAAGACAGTCATTTTACTTCGTTGCCAATGGACGCAATGACTCAGACCTTGTATGAAGTTGAAAAGCATCCTATTATGATTTTAAAAGAGGAGGCATTCGTTGGTTTTTTTATTTTGCAGGTTGGTATTGGAGTGGAGCCTTACACTGATAATCCAAATGCCATTTTATTGCGAGCGTATTCCATTGATGATCGCTATCAAGGAAAAGGGTATGGAAAAGAGTCCATGTCTACTTTAAAACCCTTTATTAATGAACACTTTCCACAAGTAAATGAAGTTGTACTTGCTGTTAATCACATGAATATAGGGGCACAGATGCTTTATTTAAAATCAGGATTTTATGATACTAAAAGAAGAATTAACGGTGAATTGGGCGTTCAATTGATCTATTCAATGGATTTATAA
- a CDS encoding M20 family metallopeptidase, giving the protein MKSFVTKEHQAACIETIQTLISYPSYLRETNTDGTLFGKDIQKVLEKTLEICQDLGFKTYLDPEGYYGYADYGDGKEILAVLCHLDVVPPGNEELWETPAFEGVIRDEFLFGRGSQDDKGPAMAALYGMKALIDAGVEFDKRIRFIFGTDEENLWRCMDKYNEKEEKAVMGFAPDAEFPLTFAEKGLLQVKLKGKGSKGVAVACGDALNVVPAEARYKGPLKEALKSELEKLGFNYKMENETVVVLGKSIHSKDANQGINAVTRLAMALQMITKSEAIDFIANEVKEDARGIKLFGEVEDNASGILTFNVASLKVDENESVIGIDIRIPVTVNKDEIVATLTEVAKKYHLKYEEFDYLASLYVPLESTLVETLLGVYRDKTGDFSDSMTSGGATFARTMDNCVAFGAVFPDSPITFHEANEKMSLRDIYGAMDIYAEAIYRLAGK; this is encoded by the coding sequence GTGAAATCATTTGTTACAAAAGAACACCAAGCAGCTTGTATTGAAACCATTCAAACATTAATTAGTTACCCCTCTTATTTAAGAGAAACGAATACTGATGGCACCTTATTTGGTAAGGACATTCAAAAGGTATTAGAAAAAACATTGGAGATTTGTCAAGATCTAGGGTTTAAAACCTATCTAGATCCAGAAGGTTATTATGGATATGCAGATTATGGAGATGGAAAAGAAATTTTAGCCGTTCTTTGTCATTTAGATGTTGTGCCACCTGGCAATGAAGAGTTATGGGAAACACCAGCATTTGAAGGTGTGATTCGCGATGAGTTTTTATTTGGACGTGGTTCACAAGACGATAAAGGGCCAGCGATGGCTGCTCTTTATGGAATGAAAGCCTTGATTGATGCTGGAGTTGAATTTGATAAACGAATTCGTTTTATCTTTGGAACGGATGAAGAAAACTTATGGCGTTGTATGGATAAATACAATGAAAAAGAAGAAAAAGCAGTCATGGGATTTGCACCAGATGCTGAATTTCCTTTAACATTTGCTGAAAAAGGTTTGTTACAAGTAAAACTAAAAGGCAAAGGATCAAAAGGCGTCGCAGTGGCGTGTGGAGATGCATTAAATGTTGTTCCAGCAGAAGCACGATACAAAGGCCCACTTAAAGAAGCATTGAAATCCGAACTTGAAAAATTAGGGTTTAACTATAAGATGGAAAATGAAACTGTGGTGGTTTTAGGGAAATCCATTCATTCAAAAGATGCAAATCAAGGAATCAATGCCGTTACTCGTTTAGCAATGGCTCTTCAAATGATTACAAAGTCAGAAGCCATTGATTTTATTGCAAATGAAGTCAAGGAAGATGCACGTGGAATCAAGCTATTTGGCGAAGTAGAAGATAACGCTTCTGGTATTTTGACCTTCAACGTTGCTTCTTTAAAAGTAGATGAAAACGAGTCCGTAATTGGTATTGATATTCGCATTCCAGTGACTGTTAACAAAGACGAGATCGTTGCAACACTTACGGAAGTAGCGAAAAAGTATCATCTCAAATATGAAGAATTTGATTATCTAGCGTCACTTTATGTACCGTTAGAATCAACATTAGTTGAAACATTATTAGGCGTATATCGTGATAAAACAGGGGATTTCTCAGATTCGATGACGTCAGGCGGAGCAACTTTTGCTAGAACAATGGATAATTGTGTGGCCTTTGGTGCGGTTTTCCCAGATTCTCCGATTACTTTTCATGAAGCAAATGAAAAAATGTCCTTGCGAGATATCTATGGAGCTATGGACATTTACGCGGAGGCAATTTATCGTTTGGCAGGCAAGTAA
- a CDS encoding YfcC family protein, translated as MPTSYTVLFFIIVAIAILTWLIPSGAYETTKAGNIIAGTYHQTASHPQGIWDVFMAPIRGMLGTETTPGAMEISFFIIVIGGFLGVITKTGALDAGISSVVKNNKGREKRLIPILMILFALGGTSFGMAEETMAFYPLLIPVMIAVGFDSIVAVGIVLIGSQIGCLASTTNPFATGVASQALGISPGDGIIWRILLLVVTLSAGIIYVYRYASKIEKNPEASLMYHQREADLEHFKINENMESITPKQKKVLTLFILTFVIMIFGLIPWSSINPKWTIFETFNTWLTNIPFLGALIGKDMAPFGTWYFTEITMLMFLMAVIIGIVYRMKEEDFVSTFISGAGELLGVALICAIARGIQVVMNDGMITATVLHWGEQGLSGLSSVVFIVLTFIFYIPMSFLIPSTSGLAAATMGIIGPMGNFAGVPEHLVVTAYQAGSGIVNLITPTSGVVMGGLALARVDLTIWLKFMVKLIVILFILTCLVLGIAAVM; from the coding sequence ATGCCCACATCGTACACTGTTTTATTTTTCATTATTGTGGCAATTGCTATTTTAACTTGGTTGATCCCGTCTGGCGCTTATGAAACAACTAAAGCAGGCAATATTATTGCAGGGACCTATCATCAAACGGCTTCTCACCCTCAAGGAATCTGGGATGTTTTTATGGCCCCCATTCGAGGGATGTTAGGCACTGAAACGACACCTGGAGCAATGGAAATTTCATTTTTCATTATTGTGATTGGTGGCTTTTTAGGAGTTATTACAAAAACAGGAGCATTGGACGCGGGAATCAGTTCAGTGGTAAAAAATAATAAAGGACGTGAAAAACGTCTTATTCCCATTTTAATGATTTTATTTGCATTAGGCGGAACGTCATTTGGAATGGCAGAAGAGACAATGGCGTTTTATCCATTGTTGATTCCAGTTATGATTGCCGTCGGATTTGACTCCATTGTAGCGGTTGGAATTGTATTGATTGGCTCGCAAATTGGGTGTTTGGCTTCAACAACAAACCCCTTTGCAACGGGTGTGGCTTCGCAGGCTCTAGGAATTAGTCCAGGAGATGGCATTATTTGGCGGATTCTTTTATTGGTAGTAACCTTGTCTGCAGGCATTATCTATGTGTATCGCTACGCATCAAAAATCGAAAAAAATCCAGAAGCTTCTTTAATGTATCATCAACGTGAAGCCGATTTAGAACATTTTAAAATCAATGAAAATATGGAAAGTATTACCCCAAAACAAAAAAAAGTATTAACTCTTTTTATTTTAACTTTTGTTATTATGATTTTTGGTCTGATTCCGTGGTCATCGATTAATCCAAAATGGACCATTTTCGAAACCTTTAATACGTGGTTAACGAACATTCCATTTCTAGGTGCACTCATCGGGAAAGATATGGCTCCTTTTGGAACATGGTATTTTACAGAAATTACAATGCTGATGTTTTTAATGGCAGTTATTATTGGAATTGTTTATCGTATGAAAGAGGAAGATTTTGTTTCAACTTTTATTAGCGGTGCAGGAGAATTACTAGGGGTCGCTTTAATTTGTGCGATTGCAAGAGGGATTCAAGTGGTAATGAACGACGGAATGATAACAGCGACTGTTTTACATTGGGGCGAACAAGGACTAAGTGGCTTATCTTCTGTTGTCTTTATTGTGCTAACCTTTATTTTCTATATTCCAATGTCTTTCTTAATTCCTTCTACTTCTGGCTTAGCAGCAGCTACAATGGGAATTATTGGACCAATGGGGAATTTTGCAGGTGTGCCAGAGCATTTGGTTGTAACGGCGTATCAAGCAGGTTCAGGTATCGTGAACTTAATTACACCAACGTCAGGGGTTGTCATGGGCGGTTTGGCTTTAGCAAGGGTTGACTTGACGATTTGGTTGAAATTTATGGTAAAATTAATTGTCATCTTGTTTATTTTGACTTGTCTCGTACTAGGCATTGCAGCAGTGATGTAA
- a CDS encoding HD domain-containing protein — MNEQKKQILNNTKEFVFLTLNNEKSGHDWFHIQRVVNLTKQIAQQEIGQVDAFICEMAALLHDIPDEKLNPTPEIGEQRVINWLESQSLAAVDQTAILQIVLNLSYKGGTNNVQLETIEGKIVQDADRLDAMGAIGIARTMIYSGNHGRPMHDPAKKPRTNLTLAEYRSNEDTAIMHFYEKLLKLKDTMNTTTGKKLANERHLFMEDYLKEFFAEWQGEK, encoded by the coding sequence ATGAATGAACAGAAAAAACAAATTTTAAATAACACCAAAGAGTTTGTTTTTCTAACGCTGAATAACGAAAAAAGTGGACACGATTGGTTTCATATTCAACGAGTTGTAAATTTGACTAAGCAAATTGCACAGCAAGAAATAGGGCAAGTAGATGCCTTTATTTGTGAAATGGCCGCTCTACTTCATGACATACCTGATGAAAAACTAAATCCGACGCCAGAAATCGGGGAACAACGAGTTATAAATTGGTTGGAGAGTCAATCCTTAGCTGCAGTAGATCAAACGGCTATTTTGCAAATAGTCTTAAACCTTTCTTATAAAGGCGGAACCAATAACGTACAGTTAGAAACCATTGAAGGAAAGATTGTCCAAGATGCGGATCGCTTGGATGCAATGGGGGCTATTGGAATAGCAAGAACAATGATTTATTCAGGGAATCATGGCAGACCGATGCATGATCCGGCAAAAAAACCAAGGACGAACCTGACCTTAGCAGAGTATCGCTCTAATGAAGACACGGCCATTATGCATTTTTATGAAAAATTATTAAAATTAAAAGATACGATGAATACAACTACTGGAAAAAAATTAGCGAATGAAAGGCATTTGTTTATGGAAGATTATTTAAAAGAGTTTTTTGCAGAATGGCAAGGAGAAAAATAG